DNA sequence from the Devosia lacusdianchii genome:
GGCGATATCGACCTCTCGATCGGGTCCACGGTCGCAGTGTCGGCGCTATGCGCCGCCATGGCCATGGCCGCCGTGCCGCAGGCCGGGCTCTTCATCGGAGTGGCCGCAGGTCTCGGGGCGGGGCTGGCGATCGGGCTCGTTAACGGCATCCTGGTTGCCTATCTGCGGCTGCCATCGTTTCTGGTGACGCTGGCGACGATGGGACTGTTTGCCGGCGTGGCGCGCTCGCTGACGCAATTGCGCTCGATCCCGGTGACCGACCCGCTGTTCACCGGCATTTTCGGCTCCGGCTCACTTTTCGGCATTCCGTCGCTGGTCATCTGGACCATCGCCGCGATTGCCATCGGCCATTTCGCCTTTCGACAGACACGCTTTGGCGCCCATGTGCTGGCAACTGGCGACAATTCCCGGGCAGCCATGGTCAGCGGCATCAAGGTGCCGCGCGTACGCCTCGCGGTATTCCTCATCAGCGGCGCCATGGCGGGTCTCGCCGGCCTGCTCTATTCGGGCCGCCTGCAGGCCGCCAAGTATACGCTGGGCGAGACCGACCTGATGACGGTCATCGCCGCGGTCATCGTCGGCGGCACGCTGCTCAATGGCGGCAAGGGCTCGATCATTGGTGCGCTTGTCGGCTCGCTGATGATGGGCCTGCTCAATAACGGGCTCATCCTGATGGGCCTCTCCGTTTCCGACCAGATGATCGTGCGCGGCCTCATCATTCTCGTCGCCGTAGCCGTGTCGCTGCGCGAAACCGCGCGCTGAAGGAGCCATCATGTTTCTCGACGTTCTGCGCCGCCGCAACCCGCGCTTCATCGAAGCCGCCATGGCACTGCACCAGCAGGGCCGCATCCCGGCCAATGCCTATGTGCTCGACCTTGATGCAGTGATCGCCAATGCGAAGGTTCTCAAGGACGAGGCCGATCGGCATGGCCTCAAGATTTACGCCATGACCAAGCAGGTCGGCCGCTCTTCAAGCTTCTGCCGCGCCGTCATGGCGGGCGGCATTGCCAAATCGGTGGCCGTCGACATGGCCTGCGCCCGCGCCACGCATGGTGCGGGCATGAAGGTTGGCCATCTCGGGCACCTGTCGCAGGTGGCGCGGTTTGAGGCCGATGCGGCGGCGGCAACGCTGCGCCCGGATTACTGGACGGTATTCAACGCCACCAAGGCCGCCGAGGCGGCGGCTGGAGCGCGCAAGTCCGGCCGCGTGCAAAACCTGCTGGCGCGGATCAAGGCCGATGGCGACACCTTCTATCGCGGACATGAGGGCGGTTTCGATGCCGACGATATCGTGGCCGTCGCTGACGCGATGGACCATTTGGAGGGCGGTCGCTTTGCCGGCATAACCACCTTCCCGGCGCTGCTGTTCGATCAGACCAGCCGCAAGGTGAAGCCGACACCGAACCTGGCGACACTCACGCGCACGGCCGAGGCGCTGCGTCGTGCCGGTCGTAGCGATATCGAGGTCAATGCACCCGGCACCACCTCGTCGGTGCTGCTGGGGGCGCTGGCCGCGGCGGGTGCAACGCAATGCGAGCCGGGCAATGGGCTCCATGGCACGACGGCCCTGCACGCAGTGGAAGACCTGCCGGAATTACCGGCGGTGCTCTACCTCACCGAGGTGTCGCACCTCTCGGGCGGCAAGGCCTATTGCTTTGGCGGCGGCTTCTATATCGATCCGGTGTTTCCGGACTATCCGGTCAAGGCCATCGTTTCGCGCGAACCGACCACCGATGCGCGGGCGCTGCTCGATGTCGAAATCCCGCCCCCGGCGGCCATCGACTATTACGCGATGATCGACGCCAACACCGCCCGCGTGCCGGAGCCGGGCGACACCGCCGTATTCGGTTTCCGGGGCCAGGCCTTCGTGACCCGCGCCTATGTCGTGGGCGTGTCCGGCATATCGACCGGCAATCCGAAAGTCGAAACCATCGAAAACAGCTTCGGTCATGCCGAAGCCTGGCCGGTCTAGGAGCCAAGATGACCCAGTCTCAAACGGCGCCGGTTCTGGCCCTCAGCAACATCCGCAAGAGCTTTGGCGGCGTCGTCGCCATCGAGGATTTCAGCCTCGCCATCGCCCCGGGCGAAATCGTCGCTCTGGTGGGTGACAATGGCGCCGGCAAGTCGACACTGATCAAGATCATCTCCGGTGTCTATACGCCGACCTCGGGCGACATCGTCATCGACGGCGCGCATGTGGCCATGTCGAGCGCAACCAAGGCACGCGAGAATGGCATCGAGGTGGTCTATCAGGACCTGGCATTGGCCGAGCAGCAGTCAGTCTACATGAACCTGTTCCTCGGCCGGGAGCTGACCAAGGGACCGCTCGGGCAACTCGACCGCAAGGCGATGATCGCTGAGACGCAGCGGCTGGTCGACGAGCTCGACGTGCGCATCCCCTCGCCGCACGCCACCATTCGCGACCTCTCGGGTGGGCAGCGTCAGGGCGTAGCAATTGCCCGCGCCACCCATTGGGCCAAGAAGCTGATCCTGCTGGATGAGCCAACGGCCGCACTCGGCGTGGCCGAAACCGCCAAGGTCGAGACCATCGTAGCCGCGCTCAAGGCGCGCAATATCGGCGTCTTGATCATCAGCCACAGCCTCGACCAGGTATTCCGCCTCGCCGACCGCATCTGCGTGCTGCGCCGCGGCAAGCAGATCGGCGTCCGCACCACCGCGGTGACCGACAAGAACGAGATCGTGTCGATGATCACCGGCCTCAACAGCGACAACGCCGCGGCCTAGGACAGGACGACAACGGGACGCCGTGATCGTCCTGTCCTCGTCGCGCGGCGCCCCAAGCGCCGCACTCCGGGTCATGGTTCGGCAGAAGACTTGCTGCCTACGCCGTTCATTTGGCCTCGAAAGGCACGAAGTCGCGGCCCGTGAGCCAGGCCAAAGCTGCCACCGGCAGGCGCAGGGCGATCCGCTCGCCGAACAGACGCAGCACATGCCAGCGATAGGCGACAGCGGTGCTCATCAGTGTGCCCGCTTGCGGGTGAGATAGATGAAAATTGGCGCGCCAATCAGAGCGGTGACGATGCCGGTGGAGATTTCGGCCGGCCGGAACAGCATGCGGGCGGCGACATCCACGACCAGCAGATAGCCGGCGCCGACCACGGCCCCCGCATGCCAGCCGATAGCAGCTTGGCACCAGAATTAATGACTTCATTGTCAAGTTAAGATCGCCACACTCGCGCCAGCGACTATT
Encoded proteins:
- a CDS encoding ABC transporter permease produces the protein MAAPQTATDPTPSFRTRLTSLNLQQYVVYVGFVVIFVFFAVVLRDSGFLTSRNLINIVLQTAPATIMAIGLVFALSAGDIDLSIGSTVAVSALCAAMAMAAVPQAGLFIGVAAGLGAGLAIGLVNGILVAYLRLPSFLVTLATMGLFAGVARSLTQLRSIPVTDPLFTGIFGSGSLFGIPSLVIWTIAAIAIGHFAFRQTRFGAHVLATGDNSRAAMVSGIKVPRVRLAVFLISGAMAGLAGLLYSGRLQAAKYTLGETDLMTVIAAVIVGGTLLNGGKGSIIGALVGSLMMGLLNNGLILMGLSVSDQMIVRGLIILVAVAVSLRETAR
- a CDS encoding alanine racemase, with the protein product MFLDVLRRRNPRFIEAAMALHQQGRIPANAYVLDLDAVIANAKVLKDEADRHGLKIYAMTKQVGRSSSFCRAVMAGGIAKSVAVDMACARATHGAGMKVGHLGHLSQVARFEADAAAATLRPDYWTVFNATKAAEAAAGARKSGRVQNLLARIKADGDTFYRGHEGGFDADDIVAVADAMDHLEGGRFAGITTFPALLFDQTSRKVKPTPNLATLTRTAEALRRAGRSDIEVNAPGTTSSVLLGALAAAGATQCEPGNGLHGTTALHAVEDLPELPAVLYLTEVSHLSGGKAYCFGGGFYIDPVFPDYPVKAIVSREPTTDARALLDVEIPPPAAIDYYAMIDANTARVPEPGDTAVFGFRGQAFVTRAYVVGVSGISTGNPKVETIENSFGHAEAWPV
- a CDS encoding ATP-binding cassette domain-containing protein, with the protein product MTQSQTAPVLALSNIRKSFGGVVAIEDFSLAIAPGEIVALVGDNGAGKSTLIKIISGVYTPTSGDIVIDGAHVAMSSATKARENGIEVVYQDLALAEQQSVYMNLFLGRELTKGPLGQLDRKAMIAETQRLVDELDVRIPSPHATIRDLSGGQRQGVAIARATHWAKKLILLDEPTAALGVAETAKVETIVAALKARNIGVLIISHSLDQVFRLADRICVLRRGKQIGVRTTAVTDKNEIVSMITGLNSDNAAA
- a CDS encoding iron chelate uptake ABC transporter family permease subunit, which encodes MVGAGYLLVVDVAARMLFRPAEISTGIVTALIGAPIFIYLTRKRAH